The following are encoded in a window of Saccharothrix longispora genomic DNA:
- a CDS encoding MoaD/ThiS family protein, with protein MREDGAVESGPVEDNPVEDGAVEDCAVAALAVRYFAGARAAAGVDGEEVGLPGGEPTVRAAVAVLAARHGGRLARVLPACSYLLDGVAVRNLDTPVSPGSQLDVLPPFAGG; from the coding sequence GTGCGGGAGGACGGCGCGGTGGAGAGCGGCCCGGTCGAGGACAACCCGGTGGAGGACGGCGCGGTGGAGGACTGCGCGGTGGCGGCCTTGGCGGTCCGGTACTTCGCGGGTGCGCGGGCGGCCGCGGGCGTGGACGGGGAGGAGGTGGGGCTGCCCGGTGGCGAGCCGACCGTGCGGGCCGCCGTGGCGGTCCTGGCGGCCCGGCACGGGGGCCGACTGGCGCGCGTCCTGCCCGCGTGCAGCTACCTCCTCGACGGCGTGGCGGTCAGGAACCTCGACACGCCCGTGTCGCCGGGATCACAACTGGACGTGCTGCCGCCCTTCGCCGGGGGCTGA
- the moaA gene encoding GTP 3',8-cyclase MoaA, translating into MTAVELGLPAVRGNPDTAGRPGTPLLVDRFGRIATDLRVSLTDRCNLRCTYCMPAEGLDWLPKPDLLTDAELTRLLDVAVTRLGVTDVRFTGGEPLLRPGLDEVVAATAALRPRPRISMTTNGLTLARRAEGLAAAGLDRVNVSLDTLDPARFRTLTRRDRLDDVFAGLAAARAAGLTPVKVNTVLMRGVNEDEAVPLLRFCLEHGYQLRFIEQMPLDPQHGWDRDDMVTAEEILAALRTAFTLDPEPGGRGGAPAEKWLVDGGPAVVGVIASVTRPFCAACDRTRLTADGQVRNCLFSRTETDLRALLRGGASDEEVAAAWRGNSWAKAAGHGINDAGFSQPDRPMSAIGG; encoded by the coding sequence GTGACAGCTGTCGAGTTGGGGCTACCCGCCGTGCGCGGCAACCCGGACACCGCGGGACGTCCGGGCACACCTCTGCTGGTCGACCGGTTCGGCCGGATCGCGACCGACCTGCGCGTGTCGCTCACCGACCGCTGCAACCTGCGCTGCACCTACTGCATGCCCGCGGAGGGGCTGGACTGGCTGCCCAAGCCGGACCTGCTCACCGACGCGGAGCTGACCAGGCTGCTCGACGTCGCGGTGACCCGGCTGGGGGTGACCGACGTCCGGTTCACCGGCGGCGAGCCGCTGCTGCGGCCCGGCCTGGACGAGGTCGTGGCGGCGACCGCCGCGCTGCGGCCCCGGCCGCGGATCTCGATGACCACGAACGGGTTGACCCTGGCGCGGCGCGCCGAAGGGCTCGCGGCGGCCGGCCTGGACCGGGTCAACGTCTCGCTGGACACCCTCGACCCGGCCCGGTTCCGCACGCTGACCAGGCGCGACCGGCTCGACGACGTGTTCGCCGGGCTCGCCGCGGCGCGGGCCGCCGGGCTGACGCCGGTGAAGGTCAACACGGTGCTGATGCGCGGCGTCAACGAGGACGAGGCCGTGCCGCTGCTGCGGTTCTGCCTGGAGCACGGCTACCAGTTGCGGTTCATCGAGCAGATGCCGCTGGACCCGCAGCACGGCTGGGACCGGGACGACATGGTGACCGCCGAGGAGATCCTGGCAGCGCTGCGCACGGCGTTCACCCTGGACCCGGAGCCGGGTGGGCGCGGCGGCGCGCCCGCCGAGAAGTGGCTGGTGGACGGCGGGCCGGCGGTGGTGGGCGTGATCGCCTCGGTGACGCGGCCGTTCTGCGCGGCGTGCGACCGGACCCGGCTGACCGCCGACGGCCAGGTGCGCAACTGCCTGTTCAGCCGGACCGAGACGGACCTGCGGGCGCTGCTGCGCGGCGGCGCGTCCGACGAGGAGGTCGCGGCGGCGTGGCGGGGCAACTCGTGGGCGAAGGCCGCCGGGCACGGCATCAACGACGCCGGTTTCAGCCAGCCCGACCGGCCCATGAGCGCGATCGGCGGGTGA
- a CDS encoding MarR family winged helix-turn-helix transcriptional regulator translates to MTSEHDVPADVVERFGSYARETSALTARVHGRLAERLGLSQTDEKCLDLALRAEGPVTAGRIAELSGLSTGAVTGVIDRLEQAGYVRRVRDPHDRRKVLVEVTLGEEARSARLSLGAQAALAEVLSRFTPEERDVLERYSKTVIEAFRKRVVDA, encoded by the coding sequence ATGACGAGCGAGCACGACGTTCCCGCCGACGTGGTGGAGCGGTTCGGCTCCTACGCCCGGGAGACGAGTGCGCTCACCGCCCGGGTCCACGGCAGGCTGGCGGAGCGGCTGGGCCTGTCGCAGACCGACGAGAAGTGCCTCGACCTGGCGCTGCGGGCCGAGGGGCCGGTCACGGCGGGCCGGATCGCCGAGCTGTCCGGCCTGTCCACGGGCGCGGTGACCGGGGTGATCGACCGGCTGGAGCAGGCCGGCTACGTGCGCCGCGTCCGCGACCCGCACGACCGCCGCAAGGTGCTCGTCGAGGTGACGCTCGGCGAGGAGGCCCGGTCCGCGCGCCTGTCGCTCGGCGCGCAGGCGGCCCTGGCGGAGGTGCTGTCGCGCTTCACGCCCGAGGAGCGGGACGTGCTGGAGCGGTACAGCAAGACGGTCATCGAGGCGTTCCGCAAGCGCGTGGTCGACGCCTGA
- a CDS encoding HAD-IIA family hydrolase: protein MGDQWNYLMDMDGVLVHEEHPIPGSSEFVAELTANAIPFLVLTNNSIYTPRDLRARLSRTGLEVPESAIWTSALATAKFLDSQRPGGSAFVIGEAGLTTALHEIGYVLTDRDPDYVVLGETRTYSFTAITKAIRLVEEGAKFIATNPDATGPSREGSLPATGAVAALIERATGRAPYYVGKPNPLMMRSALRALGAHSANTLMIGDRMDTDVRSGLEAGLRTILVLTGISADSTAELYPYRPTRVVKSIADLVGHSADPFPEDEPNPV from the coding sequence ATGGGCGACCAGTGGAACTACCTGATGGACATGGACGGCGTGCTCGTGCACGAGGAGCACCCGATCCCGGGTTCGAGCGAGTTCGTCGCCGAGCTGACCGCGAACGCCATCCCGTTCCTCGTGCTCACCAACAACTCCATCTACACCCCGCGCGACCTGCGCGCCCGGCTGTCCCGCACCGGCCTGGAGGTGCCGGAGTCGGCGATCTGGACGTCGGCGCTGGCGACCGCGAAGTTCCTCGACTCGCAGCGGCCCGGCGGGTCGGCGTTCGTCATCGGCGAGGCGGGCCTGACCACGGCGCTGCACGAGATCGGCTACGTGCTCACCGACCGCGATCCGGACTACGTGGTGCTGGGCGAGACGCGCACCTACAGCTTCACCGCGATCACCAAGGCCATCCGGCTGGTCGAGGAGGGCGCGAAGTTCATCGCCACCAACCCCGACGCCACGGGCCCGTCGAGGGAGGGCTCGCTGCCCGCGACCGGCGCGGTGGCCGCGCTCATCGAGCGGGCCACCGGCCGCGCCCCCTACTACGTGGGCAAGCCGAACCCGCTGATGATGAGGTCGGCGCTGCGGGCGCTGGGCGCGCACTCGGCGAACACGCTGATGATCGGCGACCGGATGGACACCGACGTGCGGTCCGGCCTGGAGGCGGGCCTGCGCACCATCCTGGTGCTGACGGGCATCTCCGCCGACTCCACCGCCGAGCTGTACCCGTACCGGCCGACGCGGGTGGTGAAGTCGATCGCCGACCTGGTGGGCCACTCGGCCGACCCGTTCCCCGAGGACGAGCCGAACCCCGTGTGA
- a CDS encoding metallophosphoesterase: MERPLFVVGDVHGHLAELIRALHASDLVDADGDWTGGDAELWFLGDFVDRGPDGIGVIELVMRLHEQSGGQVDALVGNHEVLLLGMHRFGDENVPGAPTPRSFARSWLLNGGLRSDQDRLTAAHIDWLTSRRVLTEVDGHLLMHSDTLAYLEWGAAVDEVNEAVRQVLRGDDLEQWWECWRKMTTRYAFRGPDGPAVAAALLDVLGGREVVHGHSVIADQLGVPPQEIDGPLRYADDLVLAVDAGLYSGGPCLVVRLDEPEPEVEPGAGD, encoded by the coding sequence GTGGAACGACCGCTGTTCGTGGTCGGCGACGTGCACGGGCACCTCGCCGAGCTGATTCGCGCCCTGCACGCCTCGGACCTGGTGGACGCCGACGGCGACTGGACCGGCGGCGACGCGGAGCTGTGGTTCCTCGGCGACTTCGTCGACCGCGGCCCCGACGGCATCGGCGTGATCGAACTGGTCATGCGCCTGCACGAGCAGAGCGGCGGGCAGGTCGACGCCCTCGTGGGCAACCACGAGGTGCTGCTGCTGGGCATGCACCGGTTCGGCGACGAGAACGTGCCGGGCGCCCCCACGCCCCGCAGCTTCGCCCGCAGTTGGCTGCTCAACGGCGGCCTGCGCAGCGACCAGGACCGGCTCACCGCGGCGCACATCGACTGGCTGACGTCCCGCCGCGTGCTCACCGAGGTCGACGGCCACCTGCTGATGCACTCCGACACCCTCGCCTACCTGGAGTGGGGCGCCGCGGTCGACGAGGTCAACGAGGCCGTGCGCCAGGTCCTCAGGGGCGACGACCTGGAGCAGTGGTGGGAGTGCTGGCGCAAGATGACGACCCGCTACGCGTTCCGCGGCCCGGACGGCCCGGCGGTGGCCGCCGCGCTGCTCGACGTGCTGGGCGGCCGGGAGGTCGTGCACGGGCACAGCGTCATCGCCGACCAGCTCGGCGTGCCGCCGCAGGAGATCGACGGCCCGCTGCGCTACGCCGACGACCTGGTGCTCGCGGTGGACGCGGGCCTCTACAGCGGCGGCCCGTGCCTGGTCGTCCGCCTCGACGAGCCCGAGCCCGAGGTCGAACCCGGGGCCGGCGACTAG
- a CDS encoding YccF domain-containing protein, translating to MRLILNVIWLVLSGFWLAVGYVLAGIVCCVLIITIPWGLASFRIANYALWPFGRTVVDRPGAGAPSLLGNVIWIVVAGVWLAIGHIVTGLALCVTIIGIPLGIANFKLVPVSLMPLGKEIVPVP from the coding sequence GTGAGGCTCATCCTGAACGTGATCTGGCTGGTGCTGAGCGGCTTCTGGCTGGCCGTGGGGTACGTGCTCGCGGGCATCGTGTGCTGCGTGCTGATCATCACGATCCCGTGGGGGCTCGCCTCGTTCCGGATCGCGAACTACGCGCTGTGGCCGTTCGGCCGCACCGTCGTGGACCGGCCCGGCGCGGGCGCGCCGTCGCTGCTCGGCAACGTGATCTGGATCGTGGTCGCGGGTGTCTGGCTGGCGATCGGGCACATCGTGACCGGCCTGGCGCTGTGCGTGACCATCATCGGCATCCCGCTCGGCATCGCGAACTTCAAGCTGGTGCCGGTCTCGCTCATGCCGCTGGGCAAGGAGATCGTGCCGGTCCCCTAG